The following DNA comes from Hordeum vulgare subsp. vulgare chromosome 3H, MorexV3_pseudomolecules_assembly, whole genome shotgun sequence.
CGACAGTACTACTTGTCTGACCTTGTAGACCGATGATATGGCGCTTTATTGTGGATCCTCTTTTTTTTTAATGCACAGTTTCACTTTCATGTACTCACCCTCCTGCTTCCAGCTAGTTGCATGAGCACATATTTCCTGTTTATACGGCGCAAGAGCCTGAATGTTTTGGTCAAGTCATAAGTCATAACACATTTTGCCTGAATCATTTCAGACGCCTGGTTCAGTGAAGCCTAGCGTGACAACAAACCAGAAGACCAAGACAAACAGTGTCCGTAGCTCAAGTGTGGCATCGCAGAAGATGGTCGGGGCAGTGCGGACTCGCAGGAGTACAGAAAAAGAAGCTCTCGGGCTTACAGGTGTCAAAAGACCTTCGTCAGCAGCCGGGCGCGTCACTTCTATCGGAGAGCGGCAACCCATCACCACCAGGGCAATCGTTAAGAAGCCCGCTGTTGTCTCCACCACAGGACGCCCTTCCACTGCCGAAAGACGCCCTGTCACCAGAGAGCGTGCACAGAAGCAAGCTTCTGTTGCCACACCATGCCGGCCTTCTACCTCTGAAAGACGCCCTGTTGACAGAGGAAGTGCAGCAAAACATTCTGATATTGCGAGTACACGCCGGCCCTCTACAGGAGAAAGACGTGGTATTACCAGGGATAGCAAGACCGGATCGAGTGTGGCACATCCGAAGGTTTCAACAACTACTGTGGTATGTTCCATCCTCTTCTCTCACCACAATACTACCAAAATTATCATTCTACTGATAATTGTAATGTATGGATATTCATGCGGCCGTGTCGGTTTATGCTTATGTTTTACATTGGAAGCATAATGGTGTTAGATCTCTTATGGTTTGCTTCTTCATGCAGAGCACTCTGAAAAAGGCCGCCCTTCCGAATGCGACTAAAAGTACCAAGCTGGAGCCAAAAAGGTTAGtcctgtcagcatgacatcacgtTGACGTGTTCTCTGAAGATTTGCCTTTGTGGTCTGTTTTTCAATTGAATTGTTTTCACTCTCTCAACGAACAGCAATATCAGAGAATCTAGAGGTCCTTCAACATTTGACAGTCACTTAACTAGGCCAAAAAGAATGGACTTGCAAGTGGCCGGGAAACAGAAATCAAGGTGCTAATTTTAAACACTCGTGTTAGAATGTGTTACGAAGCTTTGAAATTTGATTGTCTTACCAGGGATAGCAAGACAGGATTGAGTGCTTGACCCTTTTTTCCTGACAATAACTTCTCATTGTGTAGCTCGGTAAACCTTCCAGCAAGGAGAATGCTGAGTTCCAGTGTTGGAGAAGCAACTTTTGCAAGGCTGAAAAAGAAAGAGGTAAGTtgcaaaaatgaaaaagaaaaaggaagagatcACTCTCCTCGATTTTGCATCATACAATGCACATAGGCTgacccgatactttcttcatgattaatgttatTTGATGATCGTGAGCTGTGAATCCTGTGATAAATAACAATGCTGGCAGATTCAAAAACTAGTTATTACAAGTAATTAGTATATGAGTAACTACTGGTACACCAGGCCTGGTCTGCCTCCTGCTCATGAACCCTAGTAGTCCGGTCCGGAGCTTGCTTCCAGTTGGCACATAAAAACAGAGTATCAGTCAGTTCTGTGTAGTACCTGAACTTAGCAACTAAACTTTATGATTCAAATAGGTTATTATCGTGTTGTTGACTACCACTTACCACAATCTCTGGAACTATTCCTTCTGCTTCTGGGGATAATTATTACTGGAATGGGGCCATGAAGGTACTGGCCTTAGCAATTAAAATGGACCTGCTAACGATCATAATGATCCTTTGTGTAGGGCATTCCGGCGACAGTGCAATCTCGAGCATCCGCATCGAAGAAAACAACTCCTTTGCAGACAGGAAACTCCAAGCCTAAGGCACCAAACGTACGCCATTCTTTCGTCAGCACACTGGACCATAACCATATTGGCACTTCCCAGATATCCATTTATTCGTACTATGATGTGCATCTTTCTACCTCCAGAATACACGCTGACATTTTATCCACTCGATTTCGCAGCCACCGACGCCGCCGCCTCCACCGCGTCGTCCGTCCAGAACAGAGAGCAAGCCAACCACCAGAGGCTCATCAGTTGGTGGAAGAAAGCCAAAGTAAGCTGCTCATCATGAACACTTTTATTTGTTATCTTGGTGTTATACTCatcatgaactctgaaaaagccACCTTTTGTCAGCACAAGCTACTTAAACACTATGCTCTTTTACCGTCTATAAGATATAACTCAGGTTATCTCACCCATCCAATTTCACAATGCAGGGCCTCGACACCACAATGGCATTGATGCAAGGGGAACATTCAAGCTAGTGGCCTACATAAACTGTGGATCTGTGAGACACCTTACGGTTGCACGCATCTAAAAGCACTGCACGGGCTTTCTGCACcatccaatttcatcttatgatgTTTGTGCGCATCGATCATTTCCATCAAGCACCCTCCTCGATGTCGTTCCTGGCTTCGTCATGCAAGGGACTTAGAACAGTGTATACTGTATATACTACATCAAGTAAGTTATGTTCTAGATGATGTAAGATAAGATTAGCCGAAACGTGGGGACAGGAAGAAATGTGGCGTGTCCAATTGAACTTCATATGTGAGAGTAGTATATATCATTGGtgtttaagagcatctccaatagaacATGTAGATGCAAAAATAGGCTATCTTTTGCATATTCGAGGCCCAAAAACGTTGCTCCAACAGATGATGtagatgcaaaataaaaaattacATCTTCACTTTTCGGAGATATATCCTATAGCACTTTGCTGTGCAAATTTGCATCTCCAACTCCACGAGATGTAAATTTGCCTTCGCCTGCTAACTATTCAACCACCACTTTCCTTCCCCTCCATGCGACCGACCGCCTTTGCCCGACTCCGTCAACGGCCAAATGCACTTCAAATCAACGATGTCGCTCTGATGGCCACCGGGCCTGCCACGACATCGCCCCCCTCCCCCGTCGCTGGCGTGCTGTCGGGAGCCGCCGATTCAGTTTCGGCCGCtgacaaatcgaagcttcttccgcGGCTATGGCTGGTCTAAACGCCTTCCCCGGCAAGGTCTATGATGGGGTAAGCTTCATCCAAGCCTAGAACCCTCGCCTGAGTTAGTGGAGGAGCGGCACTCCGCCCGCCCAACGGTCGCGAGCCTCGAACGTTCTTCCGACCGTGTGAAGCCGCCCGCTTGCCGCGCGGAGCTCCGGACGAGCCGTCTCTTTTGTTGTGTAGTCATTGCCTCCCGCAACCGCTACCGCCAACGGCTGCCCAACCTGTAGTCGGCCAATTTTGTACACCTTGTAAGTAAGGTGTTCGACGGAATTCCCGAAGGTAAAAATTCGATGAAGCTTGAGGTTTTTTTTTTGTTGGGGATGGAAAGTAGTTTAACGGTGATTATCCGCATTGTAGATGAGCTCGCGTGACTCCTCTTTCATGGACGATTCCTCGTCGGATGAGGAATTTGATTTAAACGAAGAAGAGGGCATTGCAATGCTAGTGGAAATGCGCACTGGGAAGAAGTGAAATCACGGTGGTTCCGCCTATGGTCGTGCGTTCATTCGAAGAGAACGGGTGGATGTGCATAAGATGTTGATGCGCAACTACTTCAACGGTCACGCGGTGGACGGCCGGTTTTGCATCTCTAGTTTACATCACCTATTGGAGTTGTCCATATAGGTGGCATGACAAGGGATGATGGGAactttagtcccaccttgctagtggagagggagttggacctccttataag
Coding sequences within:
- the LOC123445108 gene encoding protein WVD2-like 7, with amino-acid sequence MGTEVNQTFFAWSQGETTDLGVSQTLNHGSVSFGRFELESLSWEKWSVFTNDKRHEEFVKFNGLVAQKKAYFEEYYKKIRELKASQQQIQQTELTLEYSGDGSDSSQTEDMPHEELETPTGSGTIVYDYVEEAAHETTSEQDMQCYHDHEDEDFRKELSSSDPVPEGRISQQTDQNARENALGGNSDSADVENAGFGPDGIGAAYENARAPRRNAEKDPRLRYASMIIPKSVKTVAGSPLDRTSVTKTPGSVKPSVTTNQKTKTNSVRSSSVASQKMVGAVRTRRSTEKEALGLTGVKRPSSAAGRVTSIGERQPITTRAIVKKPAVVSTTGRPSTAERRPVTRERAQKQASVATPCRPSTSERRPVDRGSAAKHSDIASTRRPSTGERRGITRDSKTGSSVAHPKVSTTTVSTLKKAALPNATKSTKLEPKSNIRESRGPSTFDSHLTRPKRMDLQVAGKQKSSSVNLPARRMLSSSVGEATFARLKKKEGIPATVQSRASASKKTTPLQTGNSKPKAPNPPTPPPPPRRPSRTESKPTTRGSSVGGRKPKASTPQWH